Proteins encoded together in one Catellatospora citrea window:
- the ppdK gene encoding pyruvate, phosphate dikinase, which translates to MTKYVYDFAEGNKDLKDLLGGKGANLAEMVRIGLPVPPGFTITTEACREYLAAGSPPAELAEQVGAHLAALEEKMGRRLGDPADPLLVSVRSGAKFSMPGMMETVLNVGLTDASVHGLAARSGNERFAWDSYRRLIQMFGKTVCDVPGDAFEHAMDEVKGKRADVELDAAELRALVDAFKAIFAEHTGRDFPQDPREQMDLAVNAVFQSWNAERAVLYRRQERIPADLGTAVNIVAMVFGNLGPDSGTGVAFTRDPATGARGVYGDYLANAQGEDVVAGIRNTVGLQELEHLDKKSFDELMDIMSTLEGHYRDLCDIEFTIEAGKLWMLQTRVGKRTAAAAFIIASQLVDEGMIDLDEALRRQSGARLAQLMFPTFDAAAVDKPIAKGIAASPGAAVGHVVFDSAEAAERAAKGEKVILVRRETNPDDLPGMIAAQGILTSRGGKTSHAAVVARGMGKTCVCGAESVEVDVAGKRFTVGDVTVGEGDLISIDGTSGAIYLGEVPVEPSPVVRYFDGELSADADTLVTAVHRMLTHADQRRRMAVRANADTGSDAARARRFGAQGIGLCRTEHMFLGERRAMVERLILADGAEEQQHALDALLPLQRDDFVEILHAMDGLPVTIRLIDPPLHEFLPPLEELAVEVATAKEPDPHRQALLAAVHRMHEQNPMLGLRGVRLGLVIPGLFGMQVRAIAQAAAKVRAEGGDARPEIMVPLVGAVQELEAVRADAERILAEEGMAGTPIGTMIEVPRAALTAGQIAEAADFFSFGTNDLTQMGWGFSRDDVEGSFFSRYLELGVFGVSPFETLDRDGIGRLVRIAVQEGRQVRPDLKIGVCGEHGGDPESVRFFDEVGLDYVSCSPFRVPVARLEAGRAQL; encoded by the coding sequence ATGACGAAGTACGTGTACGACTTCGCCGAGGGGAACAAGGACCTCAAGGACCTGCTCGGTGGCAAGGGTGCGAACCTCGCCGAGATGGTGCGGATCGGCCTGCCCGTGCCGCCCGGGTTCACCATCACCACCGAGGCCTGCCGGGAGTACCTCGCCGCGGGCAGCCCGCCCGCCGAGCTGGCCGAGCAGGTCGGCGCGCACCTGGCCGCGCTGGAGGAGAAGATGGGGCGCCGCCTCGGCGACCCCGCCGACCCACTGCTGGTCTCGGTGCGCTCGGGGGCCAAGTTCTCCATGCCCGGGATGATGGAGACCGTGCTCAACGTCGGGCTGACCGACGCCAGCGTGCACGGGCTGGCCGCGCGCAGCGGCAACGAGCGTTTCGCGTGGGACTCGTACCGCCGGCTCATCCAGATGTTCGGCAAGACCGTCTGCGACGTGCCCGGCGACGCCTTCGAGCACGCCATGGACGAGGTCAAGGGCAAGCGCGCGGACGTCGAGCTGGACGCCGCCGAGCTGCGCGCCCTGGTGGACGCGTTCAAGGCCATCTTCGCCGAGCACACCGGCCGCGACTTCCCGCAGGACCCGCGCGAGCAGATGGACCTCGCCGTCAACGCCGTCTTCCAGTCCTGGAACGCCGAGCGGGCCGTGCTCTACCGCCGCCAGGAGCGCATCCCGGCCGACCTGGGCACCGCGGTGAACATCGTGGCGATGGTCTTCGGCAACCTCGGCCCCGACTCCGGCACCGGCGTCGCCTTCACCCGCGACCCGGCCACCGGCGCCCGCGGCGTGTACGGCGACTACCTCGCCAACGCCCAGGGCGAGGACGTGGTGGCCGGCATCCGCAACACGGTCGGGCTGCAGGAGCTGGAGCACCTCGACAAGAAGTCGTTCGACGAGCTGATGGACATCATGTCCACGCTCGAAGGGCACTACCGCGACCTGTGCGACATCGAGTTCACCATCGAGGCCGGCAAGCTGTGGATGCTGCAGACCCGGGTGGGCAAGCGCACCGCGGCCGCGGCGTTCATCATCGCCTCGCAGCTCGTCGACGAGGGCATGATCGACCTGGACGAGGCGCTGCGCCGGCAGAGCGGGGCGCGGCTGGCCCAGCTGATGTTCCCGACCTTCGACGCGGCCGCCGTCGACAAACCGATCGCCAAGGGCATCGCGGCCTCGCCGGGAGCGGCGGTCGGGCACGTGGTGTTCGACAGCGCCGAGGCGGCCGAGCGGGCCGCGAAGGGGGAGAAGGTCATCCTGGTGCGCCGGGAGACCAACCCCGACGACCTGCCCGGCATGATCGCCGCGCAGGGCATCCTGACCAGCCGGGGCGGCAAGACCTCGCACGCCGCGGTGGTGGCCCGGGGCATGGGCAAGACCTGCGTGTGCGGCGCCGAGTCGGTCGAGGTGGACGTGGCCGGCAAGCGGTTCACCGTCGGCGACGTCACCGTCGGCGAGGGCGACCTCATCTCGATCGACGGCACCAGCGGGGCGATCTACCTCGGCGAGGTGCCGGTCGAGCCGAGCCCGGTGGTGCGCTATTTCGACGGCGAGCTGTCCGCCGACGCGGACACCCTGGTCACCGCCGTACACCGGATGCTGACCCACGCCGACCAGCGGCGGCGCATGGCCGTGCGCGCCAACGCCGACACCGGCTCCGACGCCGCACGCGCCCGTCGCTTCGGGGCGCAGGGCATCGGCCTGTGCCGCACCGAGCACATGTTCCTCGGCGAGCGCCGGGCCATGGTGGAACGGCTGATCCTGGCCGACGGCGCGGAGGAGCAGCAGCATGCGCTGGATGCGCTGCTGCCGCTGCAGCGCGACGACTTCGTGGAGATCCTGCACGCGATGGACGGGCTGCCGGTCACCATCCGGCTGATCGACCCGCCGCTGCACGAGTTCCTGCCGCCGCTGGAGGAGCTGGCCGTCGAGGTGGCGACCGCGAAGGAGCCCGACCCGCACCGGCAGGCGCTGCTGGCCGCGGTGCACCGGATGCACGAGCAGAACCCGATGCTGGGCCTGCGCGGCGTACGCCTCGGCCTGGTCATCCCGGGCCTGTTCGGCATGCAGGTGCGGGCCATCGCGCAGGCCGCGGCCAAGGTCCGCGCCGAGGGCGGCGACGCCCGGCCGGAGATCATGGTGCCGCTGGTCGGCGCGGTTCAGGAACTGGAGGCGGTACGTGCCGACGCCGAGCGCATCCTCGCCGAGGAGGGCATGGCCGGCACCCCGATCGGCACGATGATCGAGGTGCCCCGGGCCGCCCTGACCGCGGGCCAGATCGCCGAGGCGGCCGACTTCTTCTCCTTCGGCACCAACGACCTGACCCAGATGGGCTGGGGCTTCTCCCGCGACGACGTGGAGGGCTCGTTCTTCAGCCGATACCTGGAGCTGGGCGTGTTCGGGGTGTCGCCGTTCGAGACGCTGGACCGCGACGGCATCGGCCGGCTGGTGCGCATCGCGGTGCAGGAGGGCCGGCAGGTCCGGCCGGACCTGAAGATCGGCGTCTGCGGCGAGCACGGCGGCGACCCCGAGTCGGTCCGCTTCTTCGACGAGGTGGGCCTGGACTACGTGTCCTGCTCGCCGTTCCGCGTCCCGGTCGCCCGCCTGGAAGCCGGCCGCGCGCAGCTCTGA
- a CDS encoding DUF1996 domain-containing protein → MRLLAAVIVLIAATVLATISQVSQAATGDGAKPAAQVPAALAAAARIPNDQGPDAECTKPRSPARCHAPTGPPVAGDFVDIRSVEPNVRERRATAEGSSGTFTSLCGRNLNDHRNPDNFIVAPGVFNGAHHTHDYVGNLSADGNSTNESLAAAGTTCRRDDRSTYYWPVLRQRGTVGNDATADGGGNDGNIGRILRPASVRLEFRGNRFAKVTAMPQFLRLITGDAKAVTNGPANARAQWTCTGFTNRRVAKYPLCPQGSQVQRILDFPSCWDGVNTDSANHRAHVVFPASDGRCPEGTKPVAQLRMTLTYSVPRGRSFALDTFPEQNHNPLTDHADFANVMPPQLITFATDCINRGRRC, encoded by the coding sequence GTGCGATTACTGGCCGCGGTGATCGTGCTGATCGCCGCGACCGTGCTGGCCACCATCAGCCAGGTCTCGCAGGCCGCGACGGGCGACGGCGCCAAACCCGCCGCCCAGGTCCCGGCGGCGCTCGCGGCGGCCGCCCGTATCCCGAACGACCAGGGCCCCGACGCCGAGTGCACCAAGCCGCGCTCGCCCGCGCGCTGCCACGCCCCGACCGGCCCGCCGGTCGCCGGCGACTTCGTCGACATCCGCTCCGTCGAGCCCAACGTGCGCGAGCGCCGGGCGACCGCGGAGGGCTCGTCCGGCACCTTCACCTCGCTGTGCGGCCGCAACCTTAACGACCACCGCAACCCCGACAACTTCATCGTCGCGCCGGGTGTGTTCAACGGCGCCCACCACACCCACGACTACGTCGGCAACCTGTCCGCCGACGGCAACTCGACCAACGAGAGCCTCGCCGCGGCGGGCACCACCTGCCGGCGGGACGACCGCTCCACGTACTACTGGCCGGTGCTGCGCCAGCGCGGGACCGTCGGCAACGACGCGACCGCCGACGGCGGCGGCAACGACGGCAACATCGGCCGCATCCTGCGTCCGGCGTCGGTGCGACTGGAGTTCCGCGGCAACCGGTTCGCGAAGGTCACCGCGATGCCGCAGTTCCTGCGGCTGATCACCGGTGACGCGAAGGCCGTCACCAACGGCCCGGCCAACGCCCGGGCGCAGTGGACCTGCACCGGCTTCACCAACCGCCGCGTCGCGAAGTACCCGCTGTGCCCGCAGGGCAGCCAGGTGCAGCGCATCCTGGACTTCCCGAGCTGCTGGGACGGCGTCAACACCGACAGCGCCAACCACCGCGCGCACGTGGTCTTCCCCGCCTCGGACGGGCGCTGCCCGGAGGGCACCAAGCCGGTCGCGCAGCTGCGCATGACGCTGACCTACAGCGTGCCGCGCGGGCGCTCGTTCGCGCTGGACACGTTCCCCGAGCAGAACCACAACCCGCTCACCGACCACGCCGACTTCGCCAACGTGATGCCGCCGCAGCTGATCACGTTCGCGACCGACTGCATCAACCGGGGCCGCCGCTGCTGA
- a CDS encoding VOC family protein codes for MGLRWHGTAVDAGDPARLARWWAEVLHFQILEERPDAVAIAPDQATYPGMLFVQAPAAKVGRNRLQVELDCDDLTADIERLMDMGARHVPAPTPSTPWTLLADPEGNEFRLRPRP; via the coding sequence ATGGGGCTGCGCTGGCATGGCACCGCAGTGGACGCCGGGGATCCGGCGCGGCTGGCTCGCTGGTGGGCTGAGGTCCTCCATTTCCAGATACTGGAGGAGCGGCCCGACGCGGTGGCGATCGCGCCGGACCAGGCGACGTATCCCGGCATGCTGTTCGTGCAGGCGCCCGCCGCGAAAGTCGGCCGCAACCGGCTGCAGGTCGAGCTGGACTGCGACGATCTCACGGCGGACATCGAGCGGCTGATGGACATGGGCGCGCGCCACGTGCCCGCGCCGACGCCGAGCACGCCGTGGACGCTGCTCGCCGACCCGGAGGGCAACGAGTTCCGGCTGCGTCCCCGGCCGTGA
- a CDS encoding glycoside hydrolase family 9 protein — protein MPDARPHWGRRLAATAAAALTAASFAVAVSPGPAAAAPTFNYAEALQKSLYFYEAQIAGPKPAWSRVSWRGDSAMNDGSDVGLNLTGGWFDAGDHVKFGFPMAFTTTMLAWGAVEYRAGYAASGQLTQLLNNLRVPNDYFIKAHPSANVLYGQIGKGDDDHKWWGPAEVMPMARPAYKIDLSCGGADLAGETAAAMAASSMVFRPTDPTYADTLVTHAKQLYTFADTVRQTYHSCITDATNFYKSWSGYTDELVWGGIWLYRATGDASYLAKAEAAYDSLGTEPQTTTRSYKWTLAWDNKQFGAYVLLANLTGKQKYVDDANRWLDYWTVGVNGEKIRTSPGGMAVLDSWGALRYAANTSFAALVYSDKTTDTVRKARYHDFAVRQINYALGDNPRNSSYMIGFGANSPKNPHHRTAHGSWWDSMTVPTETRHVLYGALVGGPSSPDDAYSDVRNDYVMNEVATDYNAGLTSALARLSQEYGGTPLAGFPGVQAPDMDEMTVETTLTADLRETRVKAIVYNKSAFPARALTTAKFRYYFTRDDASAVVVTSGYTQGCPSPSTAKQAQGNLWYVEVDCTGYAIAPAGQSQHRMEVQFKVGVGEGGTWSPANDPSYLATAGVNPGVPLYHGGVKIWGNEPSTTPDTTAPSAPGTPSASGVTTTGLTLAWAASTDTGGSGLAGYDVYREAGTTDVLVGSPTAAGLSLTGLTPNTSYTYYVVAKDGAGNRSAASAPATFTTLVADPVDTTAPSTPGTPVASAVTSSGLTLTWTGSTDNVGVTGYRVYREAGTTDALQATVTGTTYAVTGLTAATAYQFYVVAVDAAGNASTPSGAVSVTTSPNNPAGSCQVTYGSNDWSTGFTGNVTIKNTGTSTINGWTLRFSFTAGQQITQSWSSKYTQTGADVAITNESWNGTLAAGASTSFGFNATHTGSNPRPAAFTVNGATCTIG, from the coding sequence ATGCCCGACGCACGACCACACTGGGGACGCCGGCTGGCGGCGACCGCCGCCGCGGCGCTGACCGCGGCGAGTTTCGCCGTCGCGGTCAGCCCCGGCCCGGCCGCCGCCGCGCCGACCTTCAACTACGCCGAGGCGCTGCAGAAGTCGCTGTACTTCTACGAGGCCCAGATCGCCGGCCCCAAGCCCGCCTGGAGCCGGGTGTCCTGGCGCGGCGACTCCGCGATGAACGACGGCTCCGACGTGGGCCTTAACCTGACCGGCGGCTGGTTCGACGCCGGCGACCACGTCAAGTTCGGCTTCCCGATGGCCTTCACCACCACGATGCTGGCCTGGGGCGCGGTCGAGTACCGGGCCGGCTACGCCGCCTCCGGGCAGCTCACCCAGCTGCTGAACAACCTGCGGGTGCCCAACGACTACTTCATCAAGGCGCACCCGTCGGCCAACGTCCTCTACGGACAGATCGGCAAGGGCGACGACGACCACAAGTGGTGGGGTCCGGCCGAGGTGATGCCGATGGCGCGGCCCGCGTACAAGATCGACTTGAGCTGCGGCGGCGCGGACCTCGCCGGGGAGACCGCGGCCGCGATGGCCGCCTCGTCGATGGTGTTCCGGCCGACCGACCCCACCTACGCCGACACCCTGGTCACGCACGCCAAGCAGCTCTACACGTTCGCCGACACGGTGCGCCAGACCTACCACTCGTGCATCACCGACGCGACGAACTTCTACAAGTCGTGGAGCGGCTACACCGACGAGCTGGTGTGGGGCGGGATCTGGCTCTACCGGGCCACCGGCGACGCGAGCTACCTGGCCAAGGCCGAGGCGGCGTACGACAGCCTGGGCACCGAGCCGCAGACCACCACCCGCTCCTACAAGTGGACGCTGGCCTGGGACAACAAGCAGTTCGGCGCGTACGTGCTGCTGGCCAACCTGACCGGCAAGCAGAAGTACGTCGACGACGCCAACCGCTGGCTCGACTACTGGACCGTCGGCGTCAACGGCGAGAAGATCCGCACCTCGCCCGGCGGCATGGCCGTGCTCGACAGCTGGGGCGCGCTGCGCTACGCCGCGAACACCTCGTTCGCCGCGCTGGTCTACAGCGACAAGACCACCGACACGGTGCGCAAGGCGCGCTACCACGACTTCGCGGTCCGGCAGATCAACTACGCGCTCGGCGACAACCCGCGCAACTCCTCGTACATGATCGGCTTCGGGGCCAACTCGCCGAAGAACCCGCACCACCGCACCGCGCACGGCTCGTGGTGGGACAGCATGACGGTGCCGACCGAGACCCGGCACGTGCTGTACGGCGCGCTGGTCGGCGGCCCGTCCTCGCCCGACGACGCCTACTCCGACGTGCGCAACGACTACGTGATGAACGAGGTCGCCACCGACTACAACGCCGGTCTCACCTCCGCGCTGGCCCGGCTGTCCCAGGAGTACGGCGGCACCCCGCTGGCCGGCTTCCCCGGCGTGCAGGCCCCGGACATGGACGAGATGACCGTCGAGACCACGCTGACCGCCGACCTGCGCGAGACCCGGGTCAAGGCGATCGTCTACAACAAGTCCGCGTTCCCGGCCCGCGCGCTGACCACCGCCAAGTTCCGCTACTACTTCACCCGTGACGACGCCAGCGCGGTCGTGGTGACCTCCGGCTACACCCAGGGCTGCCCGTCGCCGAGCACGGCGAAGCAGGCCCAGGGCAACCTCTGGTACGTCGAGGTCGACTGCACCGGATACGCCATCGCGCCGGCCGGGCAGTCGCAGCACCGGATGGAGGTGCAGTTCAAGGTCGGCGTCGGCGAGGGCGGCACCTGGAGTCCCGCCAACGACCCGTCGTACCTGGCCACCGCGGGCGTCAACCCGGGCGTGCCGCTGTACCACGGCGGGGTGAAGATCTGGGGCAACGAGCCCAGCACCACGCCCGACACGACCGCACCCAGCGCGCCGGGCACCCCGAGCGCGTCCGGCGTCACCACCACCGGGCTGACCCTGGCCTGGGCGGCCTCGACCGACACCGGCGGCAGCGGCCTGGCCGGCTACGACGTCTACCGTGAGGCGGGCACGACCGACGTGCTGGTCGGCTCGCCGACCGCGGCCGGCCTGTCGCTGACCGGGCTCACCCCGAACACCTCGTACACCTACTACGTGGTGGCCAAGGACGGGGCGGGCAACCGCTCGGCGGCGTCGGCCCCGGCGACCTTCACCACGCTGGTCGCCGACCCGGTCGACACCACCGCGCCGAGCACGCCGGGCACGCCCGTCGCGTCCGCGGTGACCTCCAGCGGGCTCACCCTGACCTGGACCGGCTCGACCGACAACGTCGGCGTCACCGGCTACCGGGTCTACCGCGAGGCCGGGACGACGGACGCGCTGCAGGCCACGGTCACCGGCACCACGTACGCGGTGACGGGGCTGACCGCCGCCACGGCGTACCAGTTCTACGTCGTCGCGGTCGACGCGGCGGGCAACGCCTCGACGCCGTCGGGCGCGGTCTCGGTGACCACGTCGCCGAACAACCCGGCGGGCAGCTGCCAGGTCACCTACGGCAGCAACGACTGGAGCACCGGCTTCACCGGCAACGTGACGATCAAGAACACCGGCACCAGCACCATCAACGGCTGGACGCTGCGGTTCTCGTTCACCGCCGGGCAGCAGATCACCCAGTCCTGGTCGTCGAAGTACACCCAGACCGGGGCGGACGTCGCGATCACCAACGAGAGCTGGAACGGCACGCTCGCCGCCGGGGCGTCCACGTCGTTCGGCTTCAACGCCACGCACACCGGCAGCAACCCGCGGCCGGCGGCGTTCACCGTCAACGGCGCCACCTGCACCATCGGGTGA